From the genome of Planctomycetia bacterium, one region includes:
- the uvrA gene encoding excinuclease ABC subunit UvrA, translating into MRTTIQVQGARENNLRNIDVELPRDKLIVVTGMSGSGKSSLAFDTIYAEGQRRLLASMSTFAKRFIGQLKKPDVDFVNGLSPVVSIDQKTVGANPRSTVGTMTDISDYLRMLFATMGTPHCPECGEAIAIRTPHQMMEHLLSLPKGTEVEVRAPVYKIYGEDYEFLFEQIRVNGYRRARIDGKPRDLGEHLELDEDEAHTIEAVVDSFVIAPGIDQQVVTSLEHGLKLGDGLIGFHILKPKQLGPAQRKFYEGFGCAKHRLVAGVMNQAQFTFNDPAGACPTCTGLGVAMRVLPALLVPDPTRSLNEGAFVTAAMSNSRDSWGGRMLHSLAAHYGFSLDTPYKDLAPEHVQTLQYGTKGELFEVVLPPGAKQGQQHAGKKIKFGGVVNQLEHHYRQYRKQGTSNAGMDEYLKKVMVEYDCPECSGARLKRARRLVTVADRNLYELGEMHLVELLRFIKKIKPTARQQAIAETIVREATTRLELLIAIGLDYLSLNRRSATLSGGESQRIRLSSQIGSGLMGMLYVLDEPSIGLHPKDNVKMIETLQRLRDLGNTVIVVEHDADTIRAADHVVEIGPGPGVHGGTIVAEGPLKAILKNRQSLTGQYLSGARCIAVPERRRPPSGKSLIVRGARHNNLQNIDVEIPLEQFVCVTGASGSGKSSLVHEIVHKRLYALLHDSRVIAGDHDEFLGTKHVNDVIDIDQSPIGRSSRSNPATYIGFYDTIRTLFSETEEAQRRGFTASTFSFNVKGGRCEECAGEGTITTQLSFMPDVEVVCPTCKGARYQQDTLDVKYRDKNISEVLDMPIEEGAAFFADQPTIARKIGVLDELGLGYLKLGHPSTILSGGEAQRVKLAGELGKLKRGKHNLYILDEPTTGLHFADIDRLLESLNRLVDNGHSVLVIEHNLDVIKTADWVIDLGPEGGHNGGQLLASGTPEEVAANKKSHTGRFLAELLKS; encoded by the coding sequence ATGCGAACGACGATCCAGGTCCAAGGCGCCCGCGAAAACAATCTGCGCAACATCGACGTGGAACTGCCGCGCGACAAGTTGATCGTCGTCACGGGCATGAGCGGATCAGGCAAATCCTCGCTGGCGTTCGATACGATCTATGCCGAAGGGCAGCGGCGGCTGTTGGCGTCGATGTCGACCTTTGCCAAGCGATTCATCGGGCAGCTCAAGAAGCCCGACGTCGATTTCGTCAACGGACTCTCGCCGGTTGTGTCGATCGATCAAAAGACGGTCGGGGCGAATCCTCGTTCGACCGTCGGCACGATGACCGACATCTCCGACTATTTGCGGATGCTGTTCGCCACGATGGGAACGCCGCATTGTCCTGAGTGCGGCGAGGCGATCGCGATTCGCACGCCGCACCAGATGATGGAGCATCTGCTTTCGCTGCCGAAGGGAACGGAAGTCGAGGTGCGGGCGCCGGTCTACAAGATCTACGGCGAAGACTACGAGTTTTTGTTCGAGCAAATCCGCGTCAACGGTTACCGGCGCGCCCGCATCGACGGCAAGCCGCGCGATCTCGGCGAGCATCTCGAATTAGACGAAGACGAAGCGCATACCATCGAAGCCGTCGTCGATTCGTTTGTCATCGCTCCAGGCATCGACCAGCAAGTCGTGACGTCACTGGAGCACGGGCTCAAACTCGGCGACGGATTGATCGGCTTTCACATCTTGAAGCCGAAACAGCTTGGGCCCGCACAGCGAAAGTTCTACGAGGGCTTCGGGTGCGCCAAGCATCGACTCGTCGCCGGCGTCATGAATCAAGCGCAGTTCACGTTCAATGACCCGGCGGGCGCATGCCCTACTTGCACCGGATTGGGCGTCGCGATGCGCGTGTTGCCGGCGCTGTTGGTTCCCGATCCGACGCGGTCGCTAAATGAAGGCGCCTTCGTCACCGCCGCGATGAGCAATAGCCGAGATAGTTGGGGAGGCCGCATGCTCCACAGCCTCGCCGCGCACTATGGGTTCAGCCTCGATACGCCGTACAAGGACTTGGCGCCGGAGCATGTGCAGACACTGCAGTATGGCACAAAAGGGGAGCTATTCGAGGTCGTCCTGCCGCCGGGCGCGAAACAGGGACAACAACACGCCGGCAAGAAGATCAAGTTCGGCGGCGTCGTCAACCAGTTGGAGCATCACTACCGACAATATCGCAAGCAAGGCACGTCCAACGCCGGAATGGACGAGTACCTGAAAAAAGTGATGGTCGAATACGATTGCCCCGAATGCAGCGGCGCGCGGCTCAAGCGAGCTCGGCGATTGGTTACCGTAGCCGATCGGAATCTATATGAACTCGGCGAGATGCACCTCGTGGAGTTGCTGCGGTTTATCAAAAAGATCAAACCGACGGCGCGCCAGCAGGCGATCGCCGAAACCATCGTCCGCGAAGCGACGACCCGATTGGAATTGCTGATCGCGATCGGACTCGACTATCTGAGCCTGAATCGCCGCTCGGCAACTTTATCCGGCGGAGAATCGCAGCGGATCCGGCTCTCATCGCAGATCGGCTCTGGATTGATGGGTATGCTCTACGTGCTCGACGAGCCGAGCATCGGGCTGCATCCCAAGGACAACGTGAAGATGATCGAAACGCTTCAGAGGCTGCGCGACCTCGGCAACACCGTGATCGTGGTCGAGCATGACGCCGACACAATTCGCGCGGCCGACCACGTTGTCGAAATCGGCCCTGGTCCCGGCGTCCATGGCGGAACGATCGTCGCCGAGGGACCGCTGAAAGCAATCCTGAAGAATCGTCAGTCGCTGACCGGCCAATATCTCAGCGGCGCCCGGTGCATCGCCGTACCGGAGCGACGTCGGCCGCCGAGCGGCAAGTCGTTGATCGTTCGCGGCGCGCGCCACAACAACCTGCAAAATATCGACGTCGAGATTCCGCTGGAGCAGTTCGTCTGCGTGACCGGCGCCTCCGGCTCGGGCAAGAGCTCGTTGGTACATGAGATCGTTCATAAACGGCTCTACGCCCTCTTGCACGATAGTCGCGTCATCGCCGGGGACCACGACGAATTCCTCGGCACGAAGCACGTGAACGACGTGATCGACATCGATCAATCGCCGATCGGCCGCTCCTCGCGCTCGAATCCGGCCACCTACATCGGCTTCTATGACACGATCCGCACGTTGTTTTCGGAAACCGAAGAAGCGCAGCGGCGCGGATTCACCGCCTCGACGTTCAGCTTCAATGTGAAAGGCGGTCGGTGCGAGGAATGCGCGGGTGAAGGAACGATTACCACGCAACTGTCGTTCATGCCCGACGTCGAAGTCGTCTGTCCGACTTGCAAAGGCGCGAGATACCAACAAGACACGCTGGACGTCAAGTACCGGGATAAAAACATCTCCGAAGTGCTCGATATGCCCATCGAAGAAGGCGCCGCGTTCTTCGCCGATCAGCCGACGATCGCCCGCAAGATCGGGGTGCTCGATGAGTTGGGCCTCGGCTATCTCAAGCTCGGCCACCCCTCGACGATTCTCTCCGGCGGCGAAGCCCAGCGCGTCAAGCTCGCGGGCGAGCTTGGCAAGCTGAAGCGGGGCAAGCATAATCTCTACATTCTCGACGAGCCCACCACGGGACTCCATTTCGCGGATATCGATCGACTGCTCGAGAGCCTCAATCGATTGGTCGACAACGGCCATTCGGTCTTGGTGATCGAGCACAACCTGGACGTGATCAAAACCGCCGACTGGGTGATCGACCTCGGCCCGGAAGGAGGCCACAATGGCGGGCAACTGCTGGCCAGCGGTACGCCCGAGGAAGTCGCCGCCAACAAGAAATCCCACACCGGCAGATTCCTGGCCGAGCTTCTCAAAAGTTGA
- a CDS encoding M2 family metallopeptidase yields MRSIFTRVALPILLVLAGIMTSSVAQAQDFEADARQLVADYESRLRPLEITAALAWWDANTTGSDAAFAKKQEAETALDKALSDTARFAKLKACDEAKLEDATLAREVRLMYLGALSKQVDPAILERMTALSNTIDMKFNKYRAKVGGEELADSAVRKALKESKDTAERQAVWEASKGVGAEVAPDLATLVDLRNQAAKKLGFANFQVMQLYLNEQDPEALLQLFDELDALTKGPYTAAKAEIDAKLAANCGVKIEELLPWHYQDPFFQEAPAIEDTNLDAVYANVKIMDVCERFYEGVGLPIKDVLARSSLYEEPGKSPHAFCTDINREGDVRVLANVVPNEYWMGTMLHELGHAVYSSKNIPASVPYVVRTDAHILCTEGVAMQFERFSKSAEWLTEMGVKVDDPDAFNAAGARMRRNKLLIFSRWCQVMFRFEKGMYEDPQQDLNKLWWDLVEKYQLVKRPEGRNAPDFASKIHVVSAPCYYHNYMMGELFACQVHRALCAKLYPGKDSDKVTYVGDQRVGQFMKERVFAPGRLLPWNELTRHATGQELSAESFAADFAGE; encoded by the coding sequence ATGCGCAGCATTTTCACGCGGGTAGCTCTCCCGATCCTCCTGGTATTGGCAGGCATCATGACCAGTTCCGTCGCTCAGGCGCAAGACTTCGAGGCGGATGCGCGGCAGTTGGTGGCCGACTACGAATCGCGGCTCCGCCCGCTGGAAATCACGGCGGCGCTGGCGTGGTGGGACGCCAACACGACCGGTTCCGACGCCGCGTTCGCCAAGAAGCAAGAGGCCGAAACGGCGCTCGATAAGGCGCTCTCGGATACCGCCCGCTTCGCCAAGCTCAAGGCCTGCGACGAGGCCAAGCTGGAAGACGCCACGTTGGCCCGGGAAGTGCGATTGATGTACCTCGGGGCGCTCTCCAAGCAGGTCGATCCCGCGATTCTGGAGCGCATGACAGCCCTTTCCAACACGATCGACATGAAATTCAACAAGTACCGCGCCAAGGTCGGCGGCGAGGAATTGGCCGACAGCGCCGTGCGGAAGGCGCTCAAGGAATCGAAGGACACGGCCGAACGCCAGGCGGTTTGGGAGGCGAGCAAAGGGGTCGGCGCGGAAGTTGCGCCGGATCTGGCGACGCTCGTCGACCTCCGCAACCAGGCCGCGAAGAAACTCGGCTTCGCCAATTTTCAGGTGATGCAGCTTTATTTGAACGAGCAGGATCCTGAGGCGCTGCTGCAACTCTTCGATGAGTTAGACGCGCTCACCAAGGGCCCGTATACAGCCGCTAAGGCCGAGATCGACGCCAAGCTGGCCGCGAACTGCGGCGTGAAGATCGAAGAACTGCTGCCTTGGCACTACCAGGACCCATTCTTCCAGGAAGCGCCGGCGATCGAGGATACGAATCTCGACGCTGTCTACGCCAATGTCAAGATCATGGATGTCTGTGAGCGATTCTACGAAGGCGTCGGGCTGCCGATCAAAGACGTGCTCGCCCGGAGCAGCTTGTACGAGGAGCCGGGCAAGAGCCCGCATGCGTTTTGCACCGACATCAACCGTGAAGGGGACGTGCGGGTGTTGGCGAACGTTGTCCCGAATGAATACTGGATGGGGACGATGCTCCACGAGTTGGGGCACGCCGTGTATAGCAGCAAGAATATTCCTGCGAGCGTGCCGTACGTGGTGCGGACTGATGCGCACATCCTCTGCACCGAAGGGGTGGCGATGCAGTTCGAGCGATTCTCTAAGAGCGCCGAATGGCTCACGGAGATGGGCGTGAAAGTGGACGACCCGGACGCCTTCAACGCCGCCGGCGCCCGGATGCGCCGCAACAAGCTGTTGATTTTCTCGCGCTGGTGCCAGGTGATGTTCCGCTTCGAGAAAGGCATGTACGAGGATCCACAGCAAGATCTCAACAAACTCTGGTGGGACCTGGTCGAGAAGTACCAGTTGGTCAAACGCCCAGAGGGGCGCAACGCCCCGGACTTCGCCAGCAAGATCCACGTGGTCAGCGCCCCGTGCTACTACCACAACTACATGATGGGCGAGCTCTTCGCGTGCCAAGTCCACCGGGCGTTGTGCGCGAAGCTCTACCCCGGCAAGGACTCCGACAAGGTGACCTACGTCGGCGACCAGCGCGTCGGTCAATTCATGAAAGAACGCGTCTTCGCCCCGGGCCGCCTGTTGCCGTGGAATGAGTTGACCCGGCACGCGACGGGGCAGGAGTTGAGCGCCGAGTCGTTCGCGGCGGACTTTGCCGGGGAGTAG
- a CDS encoding TrmH family RNA methyltransferase: MDSFSQQRHKPPIELTRPRELVIACAPLRSNINLSRILRAAGCSGVERIICSGPVKVIDKIARDGADAVQVENHRTLIPALRKLTAEGYPLVGLEQTTNSQVIWDFAFPRRMALVVGNERAGLDEETLALLDHVVEIPGYGLPYAHNVATATAIALYEYCRQYPTG; the protein is encoded by the coding sequence ATGGATTCCTTCTCCCAGCAGCGTCATAAGCCGCCGATTGAACTCACGCGGCCCCGGGAATTGGTCATTGCCTGCGCGCCGCTGCGGAGCAATATCAACCTCTCGCGGATCCTCCGCGCCGCCGGCTGCTCGGGCGTGGAGCGGATTATCTGTTCCGGCCCGGTGAAAGTGATCGACAAAATCGCCCGCGACGGCGCTGACGCCGTCCAAGTGGAAAACCACCGCACGCTGATTCCCGCGCTACGCAAATTGACGGCGGAAGGCTATCCGCTCGTCGGCCTGGAGCAAACGACCAACTCACAAGTGATCTGGGATTTCGCTTTTCCCCGCCGCATGGCCCTGGTCGTTGGCAACGAACGCGCCGGACTGGACGAAGAAACGCTCGCGCTTTTAGATCACGTCGTAGAAATCCCCGGCTACGGCCTCCCCTACGCCCACAACGTGGCCACGGCGACGGCGATTGCGCTTTATGAGTATTGCCGGCAGTATCCGACGGGGTAA
- a CDS encoding metalloregulator ArsR/SmtB family transcription factor codes for MIQTLTPADDHEAVFLPPVPGPAVKDLVKVFKLLSDETRLRILFDLSRCDELHVRALCDLLEQSQPAVSHHLALLRMAGLIECRREGKHNFYRVIPERLQELLDRVFADVPESERIVRFGNYALTSDAAAQAV; via the coding sequence ATGATCCAAACACTCACCCCCGCCGACGATCACGAGGCTGTTTTCTTGCCCCCCGTCCCTGGCCCCGCTGTGAAGGATCTCGTCAAGGTCTTCAAACTCCTCTCGGATGAAACGCGGCTGCGCATCCTGTTCGACCTTTCGCGCTGCGACGAACTGCACGTTCGCGCCCTGTGCGATCTGCTCGAACAATCCCAGCCGGCAGTCAGTCATCATCTCGCCCTGCTCCGCATGGCCGGGCTGATCGAGTGCCGTCGGGAAGGCAAGCACAACTTTTACCGCGTGATTCCGGAGCGACTCCAAGAGCTCCTCGACCGCGTCTTCGCCGACGTCCCGGAATCGGAACGCATCGTCCGCTTCGGCAACTACGCCCTGACCAGCGACGCAGCGGCGCAGGCCGTCTAA